The genomic DNA GTGTaggagatgacctaatccttccaatgtcctgcaaaaaatactccacgaaacaaactccaaccaataggaggcacaagcacaaagaatgagcagattcatccacaactgtcccaaaggagtgttattccacaaaacagactccagccgctaggcggaactagcacaaaaagaaacaaaaaaggtggtcaagtttatgttcagcgagacagctcacttggaggcatgtgagaaacacaccatgacttcctcagtccattgattttatgaaagacatcgcttgttgtaggcatgtaaatattttgcagccatccttagtatctattcacAATTTGGCttggaacttcagtgtaaaagcgaccctTCGTCGATGCAAATGTTTCTTGGAGTGTTACTACAaagaataaactccagccactaggcggaaccaacacaaaaagaaacaaattgcacccagcttcctcagacagtcaagtgtgtgtacagcgagacagctcacttgggggcccatatgaaagtcaccaaatggtttactcacaccattgtctctatgaaagacaatgcttgttgtgggcatgtaaatattttgcggccatccttagtatctattctctatttggccagaaacatcagagcaaaagtggtcttccattgatgtaagagtttctttcattccttgaaccgttcacgtttctctcttgttgaatttgtgaaatctgggaacaagaaaatgctgtgattattccaagaaagctttcctttgctcctcgcctcgcgcaacacaagatctttatcggatgatctcagaaatttggccagaattgatcagggcctgtctccctcagccagTCTGCAAgccaggaccctgtgagctcgcttaatttccagcttgtggcctgtgatgtcgagcagactcgggaagagctcatctaggaatttcaccctatctcggccttcttcatgctcaggaattccaacaattctgacattattttgccggctacgattctccaaatcctccagtttttccaaaacgcgTTCCAATTCTACTTTattcgctagcggattagcagctaattccctctccgaatacttcagataatcaatccatctctcgacgtccccgattcttgtaaccaactcagagaattttgtttccaccacagtaatcgatcgacgtattactgcaagatcctccaagtcagcaacaactttcgtcagcatcacagacatgctcgccagttgccgtTGGATTTCTCCTGCTACACCGttcaaaccgagtccctggtctgcgggcccgTCCAAGGcaccagcttgagcacgtaagtgttttttaatatcttcagagcccgaggattttgaattatttgccatgttgacttcaaagaacagatatgtagcagggtgtatcgaatcttaccagtttatgacataaaaataattcaaaaatagcaaagtgcgcagagctcgctgtttacATGTCTGCTcattgcatggcatcacgtgactccactgaaaattgtttattaaatgttttacgtGGATGTATATGAGTTACTGGATGTTActattttgtgatttgattaacTTGACCTGTAATGTAGGTTGCTGTATTTGACTGTATTTCACCATGTTTGGCTTTCAGCAGGTAAAGCTTTTTCCATGGGCAGACTGCTTCTCCTGTTTCAGTGATTTAAACAGATAGCAGGCAAAGTGAGATCGGGAGGAAAAATAAAGCACATGGAGCCACTAAAACGTAATACACAAGATCACAAATTCCTTCGTTCTGCTCGTCCCTCTCGTAAAAGAGAACTAAACTGTTCAAATTTGCTGCATGTCTAATGTCTGCAGAGGGATCGCCAGTGCCACGCCCCCTGGTGCCCTATGCAATGCCTGTTTCGCATGTGCCAGGATACGCCTTTGGTCAGAGTTTGTTTCATTGTAGTTATTTTACTGATTTAATCATTACACACAGTAATACCTGCACATATTGTGTCTATTAAGCAGAATAAACAGATGTGAAAGCTAGGGGGGCACAGTGGTCTAACTGGGGGGCATGGTGCCCACGGGCCCCCCATGGAGCCGACCTTGGTCCTCCGTGACGTCACATGAATTCGAGTGGGAGTGTAGTACGCCCAGGTGCCAGCAAGACATTTTAATAGACTGCGCTCCAGTCCATTGAGTTACATGGGTAGTGACATCAGTTTTAGTTATGGAAACTCACAAACTGAAATCTACCAAGTGCCTTTACTTGAAACATACATAATATGCACTGGAATGCTGATGTGAATGTGTGTCTTTGAAAGAGTCCTGTTATAggagaaaaaaatacatatcAAATCTACAGACAATTCATTTCCTCTTGGTGATCAACTTCATTAAATTAATTAGTCATTTTTTCAAGAGGTAGTCATCCATTTTATTACAACAGATTAGGAGGTTTAGTCATGCTATAGCTAATCGATACACTGGTGGGCTAGAAATGTCCAGAAATGTAACCAAATCAAAGAGTCTTACTGATGTGCCGAAAGCACTCGGCATGACaagcctgtctgggctttcactGCAGAGATCTATCCATGAAGTGGGTAGAAAGGGAGGGGTTGATTGATGGTTGGGCTTGCGTCTCTACATCAGGAGAGCGAGAGAGGGATGAGTCACAACTGGCTGATATAACATTCAGTGCGACCACAGCACTGCAGCGCCTGTCCAGCATCCTCCAGCTCACTGCCATCAAAACTACCCACACATGCATGCATTTGTGAGGACGATAATGTATCCATATTGTTTTCCAGAAAATGAGGATGTTCGTTTTCATAtaataaatctgacaatttatCTTCTATCAAATGCATATCGATCATGTAAGGAGTAAGAAGGAGGGAAATTAAGTGGGGACCATTCATGGTTTTCAAAAGGACGTTATTTTATATTGGTGCAgtaataattattacattataacGAACATGTGTGTATCCATTTGTTGATGTGCACATTTTCGTTGATAAAAGCTTATATGTGGATAAAAAAATGCTTGCTTGGAGACCTTCAGCCTTCCACCAGATCTTTGTTATTTTTTCATCCCAGGCTTTTAATAATGCGCATCTAATTATTTAATAGGccgtctgatttaaaaaaaaaaaaaaaaaaaaaggctgttgtCAGTTTAGAACGGACATCTCGCCGGTAATATGTCATTACTGCCCAACAGCATAACATGCACATACGTGTGCACGCACTTGACGTCTGTTAACTCGCGCTCCCCGGGCTTTTGATATGCGCCATTGTTGTGGCTGCACGCTACGTGGTCTACCTTAAAACTCTGACGCCAGGTCGCCATGGAAACTGCTTTACGCTCGGGGCTCTGAGAGAGCAGACAGTGTGCTATATTTAAGTTTCAGAACCACAATCAGCCTGAACAGCGACCGCGCTCTCTCACCGCTCTTCCGCTTTGGATTTCAACCTAATGGACACTAAAAGATCCAGCAATTGACCCAATCACAGTCGGATTAACTCTCTGGAAATCAACACTGACGCGCCACTCTGACGTTTGTGCTCATCGTGATTATtggtgagttgaagaagtccaatCTTTGCGGGGACTTAAACTAATTTGACTTTAAATGTCCACGCAACAGGACTAGATAGAGAATTTTTCAATTCactatgtaataataaaaaataaaaataaaaaactgttttaGGTGATGACGCTTTCATTCCAAAAGTTTGCAACACCTCTGAATAATGTAGGACTGGTAACGCAGCTCCAGAATGTATAGAAAGAACAGTGAACTGGACATAGAGTGAATACTTTAGGATAACCATGACGACACCATGGCATTATTGGCATTACTAATATCTATTGTACAAACTGTTATTCACAAGCCacatataggctatatacatatgATGATTGAATTTTTTCCTCAGAGATTTTAACTGATTGTTGTTTTAGCTTTGTTTATCTGGATGCATTCATACTTTAAAATCTTGCGGGGAGTTGAGGCTGTCATGCGCACTTGTACACGTCATAGTgtttaaacttttgaacagtcCAAAGCAAAACAATTAGTCTGTGTGCAGCAATAAATACTGAACAACGATAATTATCTATTTAGCACAAGACAGACAAATATAATTTGTCAATATACAGTTTAGTTTTGAACGTACAAAACGGGTTGAATTACACAAAGACATTTATCCATTAACCGGACTGTAGTGTTTTCTGGAATCCGCTTGTATATCTGTGAATGAGTCGATGACTCACACCGTTTTTTTGCGGAAGAGTGCGCGCGAGTGGGCGGGGGAGGTAAATAACATCCTGTAGCGTCACAGCTCTGTCCATATCCATTTATCTTTGTTTGTGGAAAGATGGCACCATAAAACACTGATAAAGCTCGTTTGCTGAAGCTTATAACCATTTGGAAAGTTGGTGAGAATTCACTTTATCTCCTTCCTTCAGATTGAACTGCTATGTCGTGTCGTTTATGATGTCACAGTCATCCTTTAAACAAAAGTTGAGGTAGAATGTTTTCCTAAATAATACAGATATTTAGTATAAAATATTGTTCTTAATGAATTATCTGACCAATATCAGTCAAAGAACGACAGCAATAAACAGAGAATAGTCGATTTAAATGGAGTTTTATTTGCTTTGTGTAGTTGCGGAATACTGAACACTGGAGTAAGTTTAGTTGTTTTAACATTGTACTATTAACCAGGCAGTAATTTGAAACTAtgactgaaatgttttaactCTAACCTGTAATAAAACATTCAATGAAAAGTTCAATTTACATATAATTAAAGCTTATGATAACAGAAAGAGAAACTTTCTACATCGCATATTCTAGGATTATCACAAATCCAGATGGAATGTTTATTATCCTCACCCCAAACATGTAACTTcaaagttttaaacatgtaaaacaGCAGTAGGTCTAGTGCTATTGATTATGCCTCTACACttacaaaaacatgtaaaaacataatatagtctttattttatttattttttaatgttttactttGCATCATACTGGATCTACACAAGCATAcatttatatagattttttttatacacttgaatatatgtAAAATCATGCATGCAGGTGCATTTGATTTTCTACTCTCTCcaatacatgtaaatgttttttttttttttttttttttttaagtaatgacactgtgattaatttattctgttgGGAGTGAGTCATTTGGTTGTCAGCTCTGGCAGAAAGCCAATAAATAGCCACTGTCTGGGATAGGTTCACTGATCTAATATGCCACCTTTATATGGAATGCTGAAATAATTTTGGCTGTTATCATAAATGGTGTAGTCTTGTATGATtgttttagttgttgttgtttgttttttcttaattTGTGACAAGGAAAAAACTCTGAGTGAACTTTTTGTCAATGTAAATTAAAAACTgatcaagtttttttttcatctcttgtaatctatagtttttttttctgtgctgaTCACAGTAAATGCAAAAGGTCTTCTACCTCATGTAATGAGTAATCCAAAGATATGTTGAGACACAGAAGACAAGCCTATATCAAGGCTTAGGCAAATAGTAAAATAAAGAATATGTATGtgaaaaaaagagtatatatgaaatgtttcaaattaattttttcaGCCAGTATAACTCAATCAATATAGCTTTCATCACACCATATAGATTATTGCTTTAAAACATTACAGTTAATGATTGGGGAAACAAACTTAAAAGGAAGACAACTcctaaaatattacatattgtaaaaaaaaaaaaaagaaagaaaaaaagaaaaaatagaatttagagtttttattttgttttgtttctttttttttttttttggtgctgatAACAGTAAATGATCCCAACCTCACAAATATGAAAAGAGCTGAAGTCTtctatataaacattaaaatatttgcaTGAGTCTTGCCAGATTTCAAAATTTCGATTATTCATTAATGAACCCTAATCATTGTTGTTTTTTCTGCTAATATAACCTGTCAACATAGATTTAATCACTCATAATAATAAAAGCATATAAAAGTTTTGCTAAAAATAAAtagatctttatatatatatatatatcgcataattgaccttattcacagttgTGCCATCTTCAATTTTTGAAGGGAAtcacaacgaggctgtgagggatgaaCTTGCAGCCTCTTCAATGGGTTGtcctgttgtttaaagtgttcaggttctgaaacataaaaaaaaaaaaaaaataaataaaaaaatatattttccaaaatatttcaGTAGAAGAAAACTCTTAAAAACACAAGTTGTGGAAAATAAAATGTGATCTAGAAGctttatacagtacatgctaTTAGAAGTGTGTTCCTCcaaagcctcattttcattcccgtcaaaaatcaaatatagcaTTACTGTGCATAAGTTCAATATGATGATATATTCAATAGCCTCTTTGCATTAATCATCAACTTTGTCTCTCTCTGTATTCCCCCCAGATCCAGTGAACATGACAGAGATGAAAGATGACCGCCGGtttcacacacttacacaaaagCAGGTGGAGACTTTGGACCAGGTTCTAACAGAGGTCATTCCCATTCATGGTAGGGGCAATTTCCCTACCCTGGAAATCAAGCCCAAGGACATCATCCATGTGGTCAGAAACAGACTGATATTTAAGAATATCAAGGTGAGAGATGTCCGTCTCAATGGCTCAACAGCCAGTCATGTGCTGGTCAAAGAGAATGGCACCAGCTATAAAGACCTAGATATCATCTTTGGTGTGGAGCTTCCAAAACAGGAGGACTTCCAGATCATCAAGGAGGTGGTTCTAGGCTGTCTGCTGGACTTCCTACCTAAAGGAGTCAACAAAGATAAAATCACAGCTCTCACCATGAAAGAGGCTTATGTACAAAAAATGGTTAAAGTGTTCACTGAGCATGACAGATGGAGCCTTATTTCCCTCTCAAACAATAGTGGGAAGAACGTGGAGCTCAAGTTTGTCAACTCTCTACGACGACAGTTTGAATTCAGTGTAGACTCCTTCCAGATCATCCTGGACAGCATGCTACAATCCTATTTGGAGGCTGAGAGGAGGGAGTTTATggaacagaaagagaaagagcagGAGTATACTTCAGCTCAAAGACTTGGGATTCAGTCAGCCCCAACAGATGAGCCATCTCTCAGCACTGTTGACTTGGGACATCACAGGGAAACTGACATTGACATGTCTTGCGAAACCGATAACATGCAGAGTTTCTGTGACTGTGAGAGTAACATGAATGTGAGTCAGGAGGAACAGTCAAAATGTTCAGAACAAGGACCAGCTTTTGAAACAGTTGAAAAACATGTAGGGACAGAGCTGGTTAAAACTACAACTGAGACTATGGAGCAAATATCAGAGCATGAACATACTGAAACTGTGACTCTTCTTACAGAGACATTACAAGAGGTACATAAATGTGAAACAGGTATTGACTCAGGGGAAAACAATGAACTGGTTACAGTAAAAAGTGAAACCATGTCTGTTAAAGAGAAAAATCCTTCAGTTGAAACATATATTCCTACAACAGATTCTAACAAAACTGAATACACGTTAGATATAAAGTCAGTTAATGCCCAACCATGGCTAGAAATGGTACATACAGACTTCTCATGTCTTTCAACAACTGGGACCTTTGGTGAGCGATGCACATTCCAACCTGCTCCCATTACATTTCTTACACAAACAGCATTAGAATCATATGGTGAGTATCCTCTACCACCCCCTGCTAAGAAAAACAGCCGAAGTTCACAAATGGTCGTTCTCAAGCATTCCTCACCAAAACCTCCTCGGAAAATGTCTAAAAAGTCAACTCCTGTACCACGTTCACCTGAAAAATCAGTGTCAAATAATTCAGATGTTACATCTTGTCAGGTTTTGAATCCACCTAAAGCTAACCCAAAGGAATCATTACCTATGCAGGTCAAAGTGACAGGTCTTGTGACAAAAGGCTTTGAATTATCCAGTGCCTCAGAAAAAGACACAGAGTCAAAAAAACTAGCCATTTCTACCAGAGCTTTTACTGTTACTGCTCCTGAGAATGATGTGCATTCAGAAGAGACATTATCCATAAGTCTATCACCAAAGGAAAGCGCTCAGACTCAAGTGCAGAGCTCAGAGCCAGAGACTGGTGAAGCTACCCACATCCCTATTCTAACTCCTATGACCAGTACCAATAACCTCCCCAAAGATCAAGACCAGCCTTTTACTGAGAGGGTCCAGACCACACAGTGTACGGCAATGGCACCTCTCATTCATGtaaattcacagcctttgcttcaGGCAGATGATAGTTTTCACCTCAGCCTGACCACTTCCAAAAAGAAAGATACTGATTATTGTGCTCAAGTTGATGACCCGGCATCACCAACAAATTCTACTCAGTCCCCAGAACCTGTCACTAACATTACAAATTTTCCCTCTCAAACATTGAGTCCATTGTCTGCAAACTATACTATTGATTCACAAGGGGAAGGGACCAGTTCTTCATGCTCTGAACATGTACAATCACCCCAAGTTCACATATACCCTGTATCCCCTCTACAGACTCAGGAAACTCCTGTGCCATGTCCACAGACTAAAGAACCTCCAGAACTTGTTACAAATGTATTAGAACCACCTGTCTCTTCACCAAAGGTTCAAGGCCTCACAGTATCTACACCACATTTTACAAAGCCACTAGAACCTTCCATATCTTCAACAGCAAGCCTTAAGTCACCCagaatctcagaacctcttttaGAACTTACAGCTACTTGTCTGGATGTCATGGAGCCCTTTGAAGTATCACTTGAAGTTATAGAAACTTCTAAAGTACTTCCGCAGGTTTTGGAACCTTCTGCAGTATCATCACCTATGTTAGAAACTTCTATGCCCTCAGCAAGCCAGGCAGCGATTTATGAGAGTTCAGAAACATTGGCTTCAGACACTAAAGAACCCTCACTGTCTTCAAAAGAACTGCCTTGCATTACAGTGATGGCTGAGAGCATGTATGGTGACTTTGAGCAGGCTATGGACCACCTGCGTTACCGGCTAATAGCAACACGCAATCCTGAAGAAATCAGGGGCGGAGGCCTGCTCAAGTACAGCAATCTACTTGTCCGGGACTTCAAGCCTGCTAGTGAAACTGAAATTAAGACACTCGAGCGCTACATGTGTTCACGCTTCTTTATTGACTTCCCTGACGTGAATGAGCAGCAGCACAAGATCGAATCCTACCTGCGCAACCATTTCATTGGAGAGGAGAAAAGCAAATACGATTACTTGATGACACTTCGAAGAGTAGTCAACGAGAGCACTGTGTGCCTGATGGGACATGAACGCCGTCAGACCCTAAACATGATAACCATTCTAGCACTCAAAGTTCTGGGTGAGCAGAACATCATCCCAAATGCAAACAATGTAACCTGCTACTACCAGCCTGCACCATACATGGCAGACCACAACTTCAACAACTATTACATTGCAAATGGCCAGTCCCCACTTATATACCACCCCTACCCCCTACACATACACATGCAGTCAGGACTTGTTTAGCTCTATGTACAGGACAAATACGAGTCTTGCAACCTAAAATGTCCACCACAAACCATTTATCCTTGAGCATGAGAGAACATCCTAGGACTgaactgaaaaacaacaacaacaacaacaaaaaaaccagTCTGCGTATGTTAAACTTAGATAAAGAAAAAATGTCAGCCAAGAACTGATAGTGGTATTGACTTTTAATGCAAATCTGGTGAAAAACATCTGCTGTTGGACTGATAATGTTTTATTGTGGTATTGGTACAGTTGACTGTCAGTGGGAATTACATGTAAAAACAGTGAAGCCATTGCACCAGCAGCATTAAGGCAAGTAGAAAACAAATGTGTCAGATGAACGGAAAACTGTTGAAAAATGAGGGTGGACAATGGGAAGATCAATGGTaagaaaaaataatgttcagaaaAGATAGTTACTATAAAAGTATTGAGAAGAAGCAATTTGGCTAGGCTTGCTGTAAGTTGCTTGCAGGACAGGCCTGTTgcaaacaataataattttaaaaggtCAACAGTGTTTGAAAATTTTAATAGAAAAAGTGAATATTTTCAATGATTtcatgctttattggcatgaaaaataaaactgcagAGACATAATCAGCATGCAGCCAAATGCTTTATGACCCATTTAGGAATTTTACAATTAAACTAACTGACATCAATGTtccattactatttttttttttatgcgatTAACCAcataatttatgtattttacaTGTTGTGAGATTTCTTTGTACATACACTCTGCATTTTTCTTAAATAATATATGCTAATTAGTAGATTAGGAGTGATGTCACAAGATAAAGTGCTCCATTCATCAGCTTTGTTCTGATTTCAGCGATTGAATGAGATATCTCAGATGTAAATACAATGTCTGCATTTTGGTTGTTTGACCAAAATGTGAAATAAGCTTTGAAATGGATTGAATTGATGAAAAAACATGCACATGTTTCAGAGAGTGAGCTGAAAATTTTTGCAACCCAACCCCctttttatttcaaatgaaaaGAAACAGGCAGTCATCTT from Myxocyprinus asiaticus isolate MX2 ecotype Aquarium Trade chromosome 22, UBuf_Myxa_2, whole genome shotgun sequence includes the following:
- the LOC127412891 gene encoding proteoglycan 4-like, with protein sequence MTEMKDDRRFHTLTQKQVETLDQVLTEVIPIHGRGNFPTLEIKPKDIIHVVRNRLIFKNIKVRDVRLNGSTASHVLVKENGTSYKDLDIIFGVELPKQEDFQIIKEVVLGCLLDFLPKGVNKDKITALTMKEAYVQKMVKVFTEHDRWSLISLSNNSGKNVELKFVNSLRRQFEFSVDSFQIILDSMLQSYLEAERREFMEQKEKEQEYTSAQRLGIQSAPTDEPSLSTVDLGHHRETDIDMSCETDNMQSFCDCESNMNVSQEEQSKCSEQGPAFETVEKHVGTELVKTTTETMEQISEHEHTETVTLLTETLQEVHKCETGIDSGENNELVTVKSETMSVKEKNPSVETYIPTTDSNKTEYTLDIKSVNAQPWLEMVHTDFSCLSTTGTFGERCTFQPAPITFLTQTALESYGEYPLPPPAKKNSRSSQMVVLKHSSPKPPRKMSKKSTPVPRSPEKSVSNNSDVTSCQVLNPPKANPKESLPMQVKVTGLVTKGFELSSASEKDTESKKLAISTRAFTVTAPENDVHSEETLSISLSPKESAQTQVQSSEPETGEATHIPILTPMTSTNNLPKDQDQPFTERVQTTQCTAMAPLIHVNSQPLLQADDSFHLSLTTSKKKDTDYCAQVDDPASPTNSTQSPEPVTNITNFPSQTLSPLSANYTIDSQGEGTSSSCSEHVQSPQVHIYPVSPLQTQETPVPCPQTKEPPELVTNVLEPPVSSPKVQGLTVSTPHFTKPLEPSISSTASLKSPRISEPLLELTATCLDVMEPFEVSLEVIETSKVLPQVLEPSAVSSPMLETSMPSASQAAIYESSETLASDTKEPSLSSKELPCITVMAESMYGDFEQAMDHLRYRLIATRNPEEIRGGGLLKYSNLLVRDFKPASETEIKTLERYMCSRFFIDFPDVNEQQHKIESYLRNHFIGEEKSKYDYLMTLRRVVNESTVCLMGHERRQTLNMITILALKVLGEQNIIPNANNVTCYYQPAPYMADHNFNNYYIANGQSPLIYHPYPLHIHMQSGLV